The Aestuariibius sp. HNIBRBA575 nucleotide sequence TCCAACGTGACGGGCTGTTCAAAGGGGCGGATCGCTTTGATATCAACACATTCCCAGCGCGGATCGTCGGTGGAACTGTCGGGGTGACTTTCGGCGCAGACCTCAATGATGCCCACAACCGATTTTTCTTTCATCGAGTGATAGAAAAAGCCCCGATCCCCGATTTTCATCTCACGCATGAAATTGCGGGCTTGGTAATTGCGCACACCATCCCATTCTTCTCCGGCGTCGGCCTTGGCGACCTGATCATCCCAGGACCATGTGTTGGGTTCAGATTTGAACAACCAATAGGCCATTACCCGATCACCTTGTTCCAGTGCTGGATGCGCACATCGGCAAATAGCCCGGCCTTTTCATAGGGGTCGTTTTGCGCCCAAGCCTGTGCATCGGCCAAGGTTTCCACCTCTAGGATAATCATCGAACCGCACATTTCACCGGCCTCGTTTACAAAAGGTCCGGCCATTTGCACTTCGGATGATGCCTTTAGATATTCCACATGGGCGGGGCGGTTTTCCAACCGGATGTCCAGCGCGCCGGGTTTGTCTGTCGTGATTACAGCAACTAGCATTTATTCCTCCTTTAGGGGCCGCGACAGCAATTGCGCCATCGCGTTTTGTGGGGTCAATTCGCCGATCGTCAGGGCATAGACGGTGGCGCAAATTGGCAAATCCAAATGACGTTTCTGGGCCAGATCAACCACGGCTTTGGCAGTGGTGACACCTTCGACGGTGGTGCCCGCGCCAAATTGTTCACCGCGACCCAACGCCAATCCGTATCGGTAATTGCGCGACAGATCGGATGTGCATGTCAGCGTCAGATCGCCAAATCCCGACAGCCCAGATAAGGTGTCAGGCCCGGCCTTTAGATCCAGCGCGAGCCGCTGCATTTCGGCAAATCCCCGGGTCAGCAAAGCCGCCCGTGCGGAATCGCCCAAGCCCGCGCCGATGCAGACCCCGCAGGCAATCGCGATCACGTTTTTTAACGCACCACCCAATTCAGCACCGATCACATCACTGGATCGATAAAGACGCAAGGTCTGGGTGGACAATTGGCGTTGCAATTCCTTGCTGATATCTGTGACTTCGCAGGCCAAAGTCAGCGCGGTTGGCAATCCGCGGGCAATATCAGCTGCAAAACTGGGACCCGTCAGAATGGCGGGCACGGCGCTGGGCACTGCGGCCTGAATGATCCCGGTTGGCCCGCGCAGGGTGGTCAGATCGATCCCCTTACAGCAGGCGATCAATGATTTGTTGGCGAATTTGTCGGCGTTTTTCGTCAAAAACGGGCCAAGCTGCTGTGTGGGAAGCGCCAATAGCAAAACATCTGCCTGACAGGCTTCGGTCAAATCAGCGGTGACATCGATATTATGTGGCAGCTGAACACCGGGCAAACGGGCATCGTTGGTGCGCGTGGTTTGTAGCATTTCCGCAATGTGGGCGTCCCGCGCCCATAACGTAACCGGCCCGTTGGCAGAAATTGCAATGGCCAGCGATGTGCCAAACGCGCCCGCGCCAAGGATTGCGATACTCATGCCTTTGCCCCTTTTTTGCCGGACCCTAGCAAGGCAGGCGCCGATTGGTCCAGCGGCCAGCGGGGCCGGGCGGACAGGGACATGTCATCGAACCGACCCAAGCCAAACAATTCAGACCCGGCATAGGCGATCATGGCGGCGTTATCTGTGCATAATGCCAAAGGTGGCGCCAAAAACCGGACATCCATGTCCGCGCAAAGCGCCTGCAATTGCGCGCGCACCTGCGTGTTTGCCGCAACGCCCCCGGCGACGGCCAAAACCGGCTCTGCCGGAGAAAGCGCGAGGTATTCCATCAATGCGCGGCGGGATTTTTCGGTCAGAACATCACACACGGCCTGTTGAAAAGAGGCCGCCAAATCGGACCGGTCACGTTCGGGTAAACCGGATTTTTCTGCAACAATTGCATCACGCGCGCGCAGCAACGCGGTTTTCAACCCGGAAAAGGACATATCACATCCGGGACGATCCAATAATGGCCGGGGGAGTTTGAAACGTTTGGCATCCCCTTGGGTTGCGGCCTGTTGGATGGAGGGGCCACCGGGTTGTGGCAGGGCCAGCAAACGGGCGGTTTTGTCAAAGGCTTCGCCGGGGGCGTCGTCAATTGTGCCGCCAAGCCGGGTAAATTTTTCAGGTCCGTGCACGATCAAAAACTGACAATGCCCACCAGAAACGAGCAACATCAGATAGGGATAGACGCATTGATCCGTCAACCGAGGCGTCAAGGCGTGACCCGCTAAATGATTGACCCCAATCAATGGCTTACCGGACGCAGCCGACAGACCTTTGGCGCACATCACCCCGGACAAAACCCCCCCGATCAGACCAGGGCCGGCCGTCACGGCGATCGCGTCTAGGTCGGCCAAGGTCGTGTTGGATTGATGCAGGGCCTCTTCTATACAAAGGTCGATTTTTTCTGCGTGGGCTCGGGCTGCAATTTCGGGGACGACGCCGCCAAAATCTGCGTGCAGTTCGGTTTGCCCATAAACGAAGGACGCCAAAACGTCGTTACCCCGTACAATGGCAGCGGCTGTATCATCGCAGCTGCTTTCGATTCCTAAGATGGTGAATGGTTTGGTCATGACGGTTCCGGTTGCACACCTGTCCAAGGCAGGTAACACTTGGATGCCTGCCAAACAACATCTCAGGAGTCATGTGACGCGTCCTATTGTGCTTGTAACCCGTCCGGCTGCATCTGCTCAGCGGTTTGTCGACGCTTTAAAAACCGGTTTGCCGGATCAGTTCGACACGATTGTATCACCGGTTCAGCGGATAGAGCCCGCGAATTGCGTGATTCCAAATGCGGATCATTACATTTTTACGTCGGCCAACGGTGTTGCGCAGGTTGTTCAAGGCGCGACCGATCCGGCGATTCTGACAAAAACAGCCTATTGTGTAGGGGATCGCACCGCGTTGACGGCCCGCGAGGCGGGTTTTCAGGCACTGTCCGCGCAGGGATCCGCCAAAGAATTGATAGCGTTGATTTTGCTGGCGGACCCGGATGGCGACTTGCTGCATGTGCGCGGGGAACATAGTCGCGGTAATCTGGCGGAACATCTGCGGGATGCGGGCTTACACGTGCGGGAAATCATCGCCTATCGTCAGATCGAGCAAGAGTTGAGCCCGCAAGCAATCCAAGCGCTTGGGGGAGAAAGGCCGGTGATCCTTCCCCTGTTTTCACCGCGCTCGGCGCATATTCTAAGCAAGGCAGGCCCCTTTGCGGCGCCTTTATCCATCATCGCCATGAGCGAGGCCGTTGCCGATGCTGCCAAGGAAATTCCTTGTTCTCGGGTCACAATTTCTGATCTGAAGACCGAAAATATGATGATAAATGCTGTTGAGACAGAAATTGGACGTTTTGTCCTAGAGGAGCAGCAGGTAAGACCCCATATGAATGGGGTAAGTATTGAATCCCAACCGGCGCGGCCGGGTGGCATTATTGAAGAGGGTGGTACAGTGGCCAATTCCGCGGACGAAACCAACACGCCTGATCCTGTCGACGAGAAAGACATCGTTGATACGGCAACAGACGCAGTGGAAGAAACTCAGAAACAGGCGGATACCGCCGAAGAGAGTTCCGAGGCGGAAACGCCCGACGCGGGTGATCACGATGACGCAGACCCATCCCAAGAGGATGAGGCAACAGACGATCCCAACGATCACGACGCGGATCAAGACGAGATTGATGATCTGGTCGATGAGGATGTTGCCACAACCACAGACCCGGCCCCTGAGATTGTCAAAGAAACGGTGATCGAACGCAAAGGCGGATTTGTTCCCATGTTGTTGGGTGGCTTGGTTGCTGGCGGGATCGGTTATGGCGTCGCGATGTATCAAAACCCTGATGACGGTACGGATTTGGCGGCATTGGTCGCAGCGCAGGCTGAGCAAATTGCCGCGCTAGACAGCCAGATCGCTGATCTGCCCGCAGCGCCAGATTTGACCGGATTAGAAACAGCCGCTCAACAGGCCGGTGATCAAATCGCCGCCGTTGAAATGCAAGTCGCGGACGGGTTGGCTGTGCTTGAACAACGGCTGGCGGACTTGGAAAAGGCACCGTCATCCGATGGAACCCTGTCCCAAGCCGCAATCGCAGCTTATGAACGCGAAGTTGCTCAAATGCGCGTTCAGGTCGAAAACGCGCTAGAACTGGCGTCTCAGGCCCATGCCGCGCAAGAGGCCAGCGATCAAATGACCGCCGAAGCGGCCCGTGACGTCACTGCGCGTGCCGCGTTGGGCCGGGTGCAGGCTGCGCTTGAAACGGGTGCACCTTTTGAGGCGGCATTGTCTGACGTCATGGCCAATTCTGACATCGAAATCCCCGCAGCCTTGGCTGACATCGCAACAGACGGTGCCCCTTCCGTTGCCGCACTCAAAGAAACATTCCCAGAGGCCGCCCGCGCCGCATTGGACGCCGCCCGCGCCGAAGGCGTTGACGAAAACGCCGGTGGTCTAGGTGGTTTTCTGCGAGGTCAATTTGAGGTGCGTTCCGTTGAACCCCGAGAAGGAAGCAGCCCCGATGCTGTTTTGTCCCGCGCAGAGGCCGCCTTAAAAGAAGGCCGCTTATCTGACGCGATTGCAGAAACAGAAAGCTTGCCCGAAGTTGTGCGTGCCGAAATGTCCGCCTTCCTCGCTTTGGCTCAGCTGCGCATAGATGCGTTGGCTGCTGCACAATCTTTGTCCCAATCCCTTAACGAGAACTGAGGCCCGCCATGCTCTGGTCACTGATCAAAATTCTGGCCTTTGTCGCCATTGTCATCGCCGCCACCTATGCTGGCGCTAGCTTAATGGAAACGTCCGGTGGGGCGCTTGTCACCATTGGCGGATACGAAATCGCATTGTCACCGTTGCAATTGGTCATCGGACTGGTGGTTTTGGTAGCTCTGGTTTGGTTGACGTTCAAATTGATCGGGTTCCTGATCGCGGCCTTCAAATTTCTGAATGGCGATGAAACCGCGATTTCCCGGTATTTCCTGCGCAATCGTGAACGTCGCGGATTTGACGCTTTGTCCGAGGGTATGATGGCGTTGGCATCCGGCGAAGGACGTTTGGCGCTGGCCAAAGCCGCCAAAGCTGAGCGGTTTTTGAACCGCCCGGAATTGACCAATATTCTGACCGCGCAGGCTGCTGAGTTGGCAGGGGACAAAGGCAAAGCCGAAGCAACCTACAAAGCATTGCTGCAAGACGACCGGACCCGGTTTGTTGGGGTGCGCGGGATCATGAAGCAAAAGCTGGATGCCGGCGACACGGATACAGCGATGCAATTGGCCGAAAAAGCGTTGGCGCTGAAACCGCGTCATGTTGAAACCTCTGATACATTGCTGCAGTTGCAGGCCGCAAAAGAAGATTGGGTTGGCGCACGTAAAACATTGGCGAACAAGCTGAAAACGGGGTCGTTGCCGCGCGACGTGCATCGTCGTCGTGACGCTGTTTTGGCCCTGACCGAAGCCAAGGATATTTTGGCTGAGGGTAAATCTGTTGAAGCCCGTGAAGCCGCGATCGAAGCCAACCGTTTGTCGCCTGATCTGATTCCGGCCGCTGTAATGGCCGCGCATGCCTATGTGGATGCTGGCAACACGCGTGCAGCAACCAAAGTGATCAAGAAGACATGGGAAACCCGTCCGCATCCTGATTTGGCGGCGGCCTTTGCTTCTATTGTGCCCGATGAAACCCCTGACGCCCGGATCAAACGGTTCCGCGCCCTGACGCGTGTTCATGCTGACAATCCAGAAACAAAGATGTTGCTGGCCGAGCTTAACATCGCGGCTGAAAACTTTCCCGAAGCGCGCCGCGCGCTGGGCGATCTGGTCGAAAGCAATCCAACCGCGCGCAGTCTGACCATCATGGCAGCGATTGAACGCGGCGAAGGTGCAAATGATCAGGTGGTGCGTGGCTGGCTGACCAAAGCGCTGGTCTCCCCGCGGGGTCCGCAATGGGTCTGTGACAATTGTCAGTCGATCCATCCTGAATGGGCGCCAGTGTGTTCAAACTGCAAAAGCTTTGACACTTTGTCTTGGAACACTCCATCCGAAGGTGAGGTCGCCATGCCCGCCAGCACGGAAATGTTGCCGTTGATTGTCGGTCAAATCGAAGATCAGACCAACGCGGCTGAGGATGCGGAAATCGTTGAATCAGAACTGGATGACGTGCCAGAAGCAGAGATCATCACAGAGACAGATGAGGCAAAAGAAACCCTGAAATAGGGCTTCCATCTTGTTTGGCGGGGCGGTATTCACTCCGCCAAATTTTGCGATTCTTGGTCGATTGCAACGTTTGAAAATGCCTCAATAGCTCAGCTGGTAGAGCAGGTCCTTCGTAAGGACAAGGTCGGGGGTTCGAGTCGCTCTTGAGGCACCATTTTATTCCCGCATCATCAAAGCAACGCCACCATTGCGACGTTCAATGGTGCTGGTTGACGGTCGTGTCATTGAGGGAATGTTTTGCCCATTTCATCCGGGGCTTTTTGTGAAAGCAGCGCGAACCGCTTTCACAATGTTTTTTAGCAGGCTGGGTGGTGGTTACCCACGTCCGGCGACAATCCGGTCGAGGATCAAGGCGCAGAACAGAATAGCCAAACCTGCCAACAGCCCCTGACCCGCTGCCGCAAATTGAAGCGCTTCTAGCACGTCTTCGCCCAGCCCCTGTGCGCCGATCAGCGACGCAACAACAACCATGGCAAGCGACAGAAGGATGGTTTGATTAACGCCAGCCATGATGGTTTTCGCCGCCAAAGGCAGCTCAACCCGCCAAAGCAGATAACGTGGTCCGGCGCCAAATGCCAAAGCGGCTTCTCTGACTGTTTCAGGCACCTGTTGCAGGCCCAGAACCGTAAAGCGAATAACTGGGGGCGACCCGAAAATCATCGTTGCCACCACGCCTGCGGGCTTTCCTGATCCGATGAACGCAACCACGGGGATCAGATAAACGAAGCTGGGCATAGATTGCATAAAGTCGAGGATCGGTCGCACGATTGCATAGATTTTGGGTCTGCGGGCGCAGAAGACACCAAATGGAATGCCAAGTGTGATCGATATCAATGCAGCCGCACCAAGCAGTGCGACGGTTGTCATCGCCTTTTCCCAGAAATCCAGCAATCCCAAATAGGCCAAGGCCACTGCGGTAAAGATAGCCACACGCGGCCCCGCAGAAAGGAATGCAAGCATCAGGATCACAAAGGCGACCACAGGCCAAGGCGTGTCGACAAGCACCACTTCGATAGCATCCAAAAGGTTGCGCATACCTGCGGTGATCGTATCAAAAACACCACGCCCAGCACGACGAAGCCAATCGAACCCATCCTGAATCCAGTCACCGACTGCCAGTCGCCAATTGCCATCGGTTGGAAATTCAGCCAGCACGGCAAAGGCCGTTGGTTGCGCGAATTGGATCGTTGATAAAACCGCACAGGCAACAAACATGATCGCTGCCAGCGCCGCGCGCGGCATGGACCATCCTTGGGCAACGGATTTGTCAGATCTCCAACGCGCAAACTGCTTTTCCAAAGTCCAGTTTGATAGGGCGGCAACGCCAAATTTGATGAGCATCAGCGCCAGAAACCCACCGCCGATGAACCACAATCCAGTGGCGTCTGCTGCGGTGGCTGCGGCTTGGGCATCCACCAAGGCACCCTCTAGGGATTCCGCGGCCCGCCTGAGTGAGTCAACGGTCGAACTGTTGCCCGCGGTTTCAGCGGCTTCGATCTGTTGATATCGCAGATCTAGTGTGGATTGGATGCTGCTGGCGCGTTCCCGTTCAGCAGAACCGAGGTCACCAAAGAACCCCATGCCAATCTGGATATAGGCCGCCGTTTCAAGGATCAGAACACTGAGGAACCAATTCCACAAACCGCGGGCGCCAAACCAAATCGGTCCCAGGATCGCAGCGGCCCAGTTAAGTGTAAATTTATACCCCGGCGCCCGCAGCATAGTGTCAAAAACATTGCGGTAGTACGGGGCGCTTTGACCGACAAATTCATCGATCAACGGCTCTAGTCGGGTGATATCGTTGGCTTGATGCTCGCTCATGTCATTACCCCTGATTGTCTTTGATGGCCCGGATCAAACCGGACCGGTTGATGACGCCCACGGTTTTGTTGTCGGCAACCACCTTTACGATGCCGGACCCGTCCACACACAGGTCCATTAGTGTGCTCAGATCCATGTCTGGCGCGGCTTCTTTGGCGTCTTTTGGCACATCGCCATGTTCGGATTTGAAACGATCGACGGGCGTCATGACCGAATGGGCGAACACCATGTTCAGCTTCGAAATGCCAGCAACAAAGTCGCTGACGTAATCATCGGCAGGGTTCAGGATAATGTCCTCGGGTGTGCCGATTTGAACGATGCGGCCGTCTTTCATGATGGCGATGCGATTGCCGATCCGGATTGCTTCATCAAGATCGTGGGTGATGAACATCGTGGTTTTTTTCAGCTCTTTGGACAGAGCCATAAACTGATCCTGCAATTGTTTTCGGATCAGCGGATCAAGTGCTGAGAAAGGTTCGTCCATCAGCAGAATCTGTGGATCAGAGGCGATCGCTCGCGCCAGCCCAACGCGTTGCTGCATCCCGCCAGACAATTCATGGGCGTATTTATCTTCCCATCCGGTCAATTCCACCAGATCCAGAACGCGATCGGCCTCGGCCCAGCGACGTGCCTTGCCTGCGCCGCGAATTTCGAGCGGCATCGCGACATTGTCACGCACCGTGCGGTGGGGCATCAGCCCAAAATTCTGAAACACCATCGCGACTTGGTGATTTCGCAGATGGCGCAGTTTTTCAGCGTTCAGCCCCATCACGTCTTCTCCGGCGATCCGGATTTCGCCAGCGGTTGGTTCCAGCAAACGGTTCACATGCCGAACGAGGGTCGATTTGCCAGAACCCGATAGGCCCATGATGCAAAACAGCTCACCTTCTTCGATCTGAAATGTAGCATCCGCGACGCCCACAACACATCCGTATTTTGACAAGACTTCGGCTTTGCCCAAGCCTTCGGCGTGAATGGCGGCCAATGCCTCATCGGCGCGATCACCGAAAACCTTCCACACGCCGCGCGCGTCGATTGCTATGTCCTTGGACATGTTTCCCACCCCTATCTGTGTATTCAAATAATCCCCGGCAAACAAACGTCTGCCGGGGAGAGTTCACTCAACGAGAGAGATCAGTTGAGGCCAAGCCAGCCGTCAATCATTTCGCCATTTTCGGCAATCCATGCGGCAACGGCCACGTCGATTTCGACACCTTGCTCAACCACTTCGAAAGTCAGAGCAGAAAGTTCGCCGGCATCCATATCAATGGCGGACAAAAATGATGCCGCTGCTTCGTTGCGGTCAAACAAGGAATTGGAAAACGCGACACGAACGGTTTTGACCTGATCGCCCGTCATGATCGAGCTTTCTTCGTACCAATTTGCAGATTGATCCGCTGGAACCATGTTATACAGATCGGCGTTATATTCAGGCTCTTCGATCATGGTTACGTCATACAATGCGTGAACATAATGCGGACGATAGCAGTAAAAAACAGCGCCTTCGCGGTTTTCAATCAGGTCGCGCAGGCGGCTGTAGAATACGGTTTCATCTTCGGTTGTTGCGGTCAGGAATGTTTCAATTCCGTAATCGCGAACCTTAACAGAATGCACATTGGTTGAGGCCCAACCGGACGCGCCAACCCAGACTTCGCCTTTGCCGTCGCCGTCTGTGTCAAACAGTTCCTGCGCTTCTGGGGTCGCAAGGTCAAAGACGGTGCGAATGTTGTGATCTTCGGCCATATAGGTTGGCACGCAGAAACCGGAACGCCCCTCGTAGGAGCCTTCGGATAGGGTGACGTTTTCGCCGTATTGGTCAACAAAGCTTTGTTGGTTGGGCAGCCAGACGTCTGGATGCACGTCAATGTCACCGCGACCACCGTCCATAGAGGCGAAAATGACCGCATTGGCACCCGGGGCATAGCCCACTTCGCCACCTAGACGTGTTTCGATCACTTGGCCGATCAGATTGGCCATAATCCGTGCGCCCGGCCAGGATGGTTCGCCGATCATCACGGTTTCCTGCGCAGAGACGGCACCGGCCGTCATCGCAACGCTGAGCGCCATGGCGCTAAATGATAACTTTTTCATTTTGTCTTCCTCCTATTGGAATGTGTTTTTTCAAGCCCGTGCTCTTGAGCGGCTCGGGTCAATGAACGGAATGTCGGTCACAGTGGCTGTCAGACGTTTCATATGGCCGTCCATCATGCCAACTTCTAATTGAGTACCGATTGTTGCGTGTTGAACAGACAAACGCGCCATCGCGATGGCACATTGGAGACTGGGGGAACGTGTGGCTGATGTAATGACGCCAACCGGGCGTTCCCCTGCATAAACATGTGCCCCATGATGCGGAACATCATCCTGATCGAATTTCAATCCTTTGAGAACGCGGCGCGGGGCCAATGCGTTATGTTTCAGTGCCTCCATGCCGACAAAGTCTGTCTTTTTGAAATCAACGGCGAAGCCAAGCCCGGCTTCCAATGCGTCTACGCCGGGCGCAAATTCTGCGTTTGCAGCCGCTAGTCCGGCTTCAATTCGGATGGTTTCCAACGCGGCTCCACCCATAGGTGCGATGCCAAATTCCTGACCTGCCTCCATTAGCAGATCCCACAATTTGGGCGCGTCACTGACGGTGCAAAACAGTTCATACCCCAACTCACCAGTATAGCCCGATCGGGCTAGCATAAACGGCAAACCTTCGCGGTCTGCAATACGGCCCGTTGTGACGCCAAACCATTTCAATTCGTCCAATGACGGAACGTGAGGCTGCGTAAACACCAATTTTCGAAGGATATCGCGGGATTTCGGACCCTGCAATGCAACACTGGGCAAAACATCACCCTGTGCATTGATCCGCACCTGATACCCGAGCTGATCGGCCAGTTGCTTTAGATGGCGTGCGCTTTCTTCGGTCCCGCAACACCACCGGAATAGCTGAGGCGCCAAACGGAACAGGGTGCCGTCATCGATCACCTCGCCCTGCGTATCACATAGCAGCGCATAGGTGCCCCGCCAGACGGCAAGCTTGCAAACGTCCCGTGTCATTGCGTGTTGCAGCAAACGTTCTGCATCCGGGCCGATGATGTCATATTTGCGCAATGCGCTCATATCTTGAAGTGTCGCAGCTTCGCGACATGCCCAGTATTCTGCGACGGGCCCTTGCGTAGAATAAGAATTGGGCATCCATAGGTTCCTTGCGGGCATGAAATCTCGGGTCAGTTTGCTGGTCGCTGGGTGGAACGCGGATTCCTGGCTTAGTGTCACCGGGGCGGTCTCCTTTTCCCGGTAGGCCACCGCGCGCCGGATTGGCGTGTCGGGGCGATAAATCCGGACGTGAATATCTGTGGGGTTCCAGCCGTTGATGGGATCAATGTCATCTGGGCAGGCTGTGCTAACGCAGACCAGCGGTTCCATCGCCTTTAGGGCGACATAATCGCCCGGCCGCGACCAGCTTTCTTCGGTTAAAACATGGTGCGTGCTGGCACCTGCACCGGAATCGACCCATGTGTTCCAAAAGAAATTAATCGCTGGCCATGCGTTGCGCTGCGCAACTCCATAAG carries:
- a CDS encoding NAD(P)H-dependent glycerol-3-phosphate dehydrogenase — its product is MSIAILGAGAFGTSLAIAISANGPVTLWARDAHIAEMLQTTRTNDARLPGVQLPHNIDVTADLTEACQADVLLLALPTQQLGPFLTKNADKFANKSLIACCKGIDLTTLRGPTGIIQAAVPSAVPAILTGPSFAADIARGLPTALTLACEVTDISKELQRQLSTQTLRLYRSSDVIGAELGGALKNVIAIACGVCIGAGLGDSARAALLTRGFAEMQRLALDLKAGPDTLSGLSGFGDLTLTCTSDLSRNYRYGLALGRGEQFGAGTTVEGVTTAKAVVDLAQKRHLDLPICATVYALTIGELTPQNAMAQLLSRPLKEE
- a CDS encoding glycine betaine/L-proline ABC transporter ATP-binding protein is translated as MSKDIAIDARGVWKVFGDRADEALAAIHAEGLGKAEVLSKYGCVVGVADATFQIEEGELFCIMGLSGSGKSTLVRHVNRLLEPTAGEIRIAGEDVMGLNAEKLRHLRNHQVAMVFQNFGLMPHRTVRDNVAMPLEIRGAGKARRWAEADRVLDLVELTGWEDKYAHELSGGMQQRVGLARAIASDPQILLMDEPFSALDPLIRKQLQDQFMALSKELKKTTMFITHDLDEAIRIGNRIAIMKDGRIVQIGTPEDIILNPADDYVSDFVAGISKLNMVFAHSVMTPVDRFKSEHGDVPKDAKEAAPDMDLSTLMDLCVDGSGIVKVVADNKTVGVINRSGLIRAIKDNQG
- a CDS encoding ABC transporter permease, giving the protein MSEHQANDITRLEPLIDEFVGQSAPYYRNVFDTMLRAPGYKFTLNWAAAILGPIWFGARGLWNWFLSVLILETAAYIQIGMGFFGDLGSAERERASSIQSTLDLRYQQIEAAETAGNSSTVDSLRRAAESLEGALVDAQAAATAADATGLWFIGGGFLALMLIKFGVAALSNWTLEKQFARWRSDKSVAQGWSMPRAALAAIMFVACAVLSTIQFAQPTAFAVLAEFPTDGNWRLAVGDWIQDGFDWLRRAGRGVFDTITAGMRNLLDAIEVVLVDTPWPVVAFVILMLAFLSAGPRVAIFTAVALAYLGLLDFWEKAMTTVALLGAAALISITLGIPFGVFCARRPKIYAIVRPILDFMQSMPSFVYLIPVVAFIGSGKPAGVVATMIFGSPPVIRFTVLGLQQVPETVREAALAFGAGPRYLLWRVELPLAAKTIMAGVNQTILLSLAMVVVASLIGAQGLGEDVLEALQFAAAGQGLLAGLAILFCALILDRIVAGRG
- a CDS encoding EVE domain-containing protein; its protein translation is MAYWLFKSEPNTWSWDDQVAKADAGEEWDGVRNYQARNFMREMKIGDRGFFYHSMKEKSVVGIIEVCAESHPDSSTDDPRWECVDIKAIRPFEQPVTLDQIKATPDLADMALVKNSRLSVQPVTDAEWQIVCQMGQTKPD
- the tsaD gene encoding tRNA (adenosine(37)-N6)-threonylcarbamoyltransferase complex transferase subunit TsaD, translated to MTKPFTILGIESSCDDTAAAIVRGNDVLASFVYGQTELHADFGGVVPEIAARAHAEKIDLCIEEALHQSNTTLADLDAIAVTAGPGLIGGVLSGVMCAKGLSAASGKPLIGVNHLAGHALTPRLTDQCVYPYLMLLVSGGHCQFLIVHGPEKFTRLGGTIDDAPGEAFDKTARLLALPQPGGPSIQQAATQGDAKRFKLPRPLLDRPGCDMSFSGLKTALLRARDAIVAEKSGLPERDRSDLAASFQQAVCDVLTEKSRRALMEYLALSPAEPVLAVAGGVAANTQVRAQLQALCADMDVRFLAPPLALCTDNAAMIAYAGSELFGLGRFDDMSLSARPRWPLDQSAPALLGSGKKGAKA
- a CDS encoding YciI family protein — encoded protein: MLVAVITTDKPGALDIRLENRPAHVEYLKASSEVQMAGPFVNEAGEMCGSMIILEVETLADAQAWAQNDPYEKAGLFADVRIQHWNKVIG
- a CDS encoding heme biosynthesis protein HemY, with amino-acid sequence MLWSLIKILAFVAIVIAATYAGASLMETSGGALVTIGGYEIALSPLQLVIGLVVLVALVWLTFKLIGFLIAAFKFLNGDETAISRYFLRNRERRGFDALSEGMMALASGEGRLALAKAAKAERFLNRPELTNILTAQAAELAGDKGKAEATYKALLQDDRTRFVGVRGIMKQKLDAGDTDTAMQLAEKALALKPRHVETSDTLLQLQAAKEDWVGARKTLANKLKTGSLPRDVHRRRDAVLALTEAKDILAEGKSVEAREAAIEANRLSPDLIPAAVMAAHAYVDAGNTRAATKVIKKTWETRPHPDLAAAFASIVPDETPDARIKRFRALTRVHADNPETKMLLAELNIAAENFPEARRALGDLVESNPTARSLTIMAAIERGEGANDQVVRGWLTKALVSPRGPQWVCDNCQSIHPEWAPVCSNCKSFDTLSWNTPSEGEVAMPASTEMLPLIVGQIEDQTNAAEDAEIVESELDDVPEAEIITETDEAKETLK
- a CDS encoding glycine betaine ABC transporter substrate-binding protein, whose amino-acid sequence is MKKLSFSAMALSVAMTAGAVSAQETVMIGEPSWPGARIMANLIGQVIETRLGGEVGYAPGANAVIFASMDGGRGDIDVHPDVWLPNQQSFVDQYGENVTLSEGSYEGRSGFCVPTYMAEDHNIRTVFDLATPEAQELFDTDGDGKGEVWVGASGWASTNVHSVKVRDYGIETFLTATTEDETVFYSRLRDLIENREGAVFYCYRPHYVHALYDVTMIEEPEYNADLYNMVPADQSANWYEESSIMTGDQVKTVRVAFSNSLFDRNEAAASFLSAIDMDAGELSALTFEVVEQGVEIDVAVAAWIAENGEMIDGWLGLN
- a CDS encoding uroporphyrinogen-III synthase, which encodes MTRPIVLVTRPAASAQRFVDALKTGLPDQFDTIVSPVQRIEPANCVIPNADHYIFTSANGVAQVVQGATDPAILTKTAYCVGDRTALTAREAGFQALSAQGSAKELIALILLADPDGDLLHVRGEHSRGNLAEHLRDAGLHVREIIAYRQIEQELSPQAIQALGGERPVILPLFSPRSAHILSKAGPFAAPLSIIAMSEAVADAAKEIPCSRVTISDLKTENMMINAVETEIGRFVLEEQQVRPHMNGVSIESQPARPGGIIEEGGTVANSADETNTPDPVDEKDIVDTATDAVEETQKQADTAEESSEAETPDAGDHDDADPSQEDEATDDPNDHDADQDEIDDLVDEDVATTTDPAPEIVKETVIERKGGFVPMLLGGLVAGGIGYGVAMYQNPDDGTDLAALVAAQAEQIAALDSQIADLPAAPDLTGLETAAQQAGDQIAAVEMQVADGLAVLEQRLADLEKAPSSDGTLSQAAIAAYEREVAQMRVQVENALELASQAHAAQEASDQMTAEAARDVTARAALGRVQAALETGAPFEAALSDVMANSDIEIPAALADIATDGAPSVAALKETFPEAARAALDAARAEGVDENAGGLGGFLRGQFEVRSVEPREGSSPDAVLSRAEAALKEGRLSDAIAETESLPEVVRAEMSAFLALAQLRIDALAAAQSLSQSLNEN